A window from Cellulomonas sp. C5510 encodes these proteins:
- a CDS encoding acetylxylan esterase, producing MYLDLAEPQLWEHVSTLVDPEDFDVFWAGTLAESRGRGAATTVEPVATPLTTVELHDVTFPGFAGDPVRAWYRRPAGVDGPLPVVVQYVGYGGGRGEVTENLLWASAGFAHLYVDTRGQGAGWSRGATPDPWGTGPQVPGVMTRGIEDPATYYYRRLFTDAVLAVDAARALPGVDPDRVAVVGGSQGGAMALAAGALADGVGAVVANVPFLCDIARAIGITDAKPFSEVVEYLAIHRDAAEQVLRTLSYVDGVAMARRGTAPARFSVGLMDPVVPPSTVVAAHREWRGPKDLRVWRYNGHESGGPQEDLEAVEFVRATLG from the coding sequence GTGTACCTGGACCTGGCCGAGCCGCAGCTGTGGGAGCACGTGTCCACGCTGGTGGACCCGGAGGACTTCGACGTGTTCTGGGCGGGCACGCTCGCCGAGAGCCGCGGGCGCGGCGCCGCGACGACGGTGGAGCCGGTGGCGACGCCGCTGACGACGGTCGAGCTGCACGACGTCACGTTCCCGGGCTTCGCGGGCGACCCGGTGCGGGCGTGGTACCGCCGCCCCGCCGGGGTGGACGGCCCGCTGCCGGTGGTCGTGCAGTACGTCGGCTACGGCGGCGGCCGCGGCGAGGTCACCGAGAACCTGCTGTGGGCCTCCGCGGGCTTCGCGCACCTGTACGTCGACACCCGCGGGCAGGGCGCCGGCTGGAGCCGCGGCGCGACGCCGGACCCCTGGGGCACGGGCCCGCAGGTGCCGGGCGTGATGACGCGCGGCATCGAGGACCCGGCCACGTACTACTACCGCCGGCTGTTCACCGACGCGGTGCTCGCCGTGGACGCCGCCCGCGCCCTTCCGGGCGTCGATCCCGACCGGGTCGCGGTGGTGGGCGGCAGCCAGGGCGGCGCGATGGCGCTCGCGGCGGGCGCGCTGGCGGACGGCGTGGGCGCGGTCGTCGCGAACGTGCCGTTCCTGTGCGACATCGCGCGGGCGATCGGCATCACCGACGCCAAGCCGTTCTCGGAGGTCGTCGAGTACCTCGCGATCCACCGGGACGCCGCCGAGCAGGTGCTGCGCACGCTGTCCTACGTGGACGGCGTCGCGATGGCCCGCCGGGGCACCGCCCCCGCGCGGTTCTCGGTGGGCCTGATGGACCCCGTGGTGCCGCCGTCGACCGTCGTGGCGGCGCACCGCGAGTGGCGGGGCCCGAAGGACCTGCGGGTCTGGCGCTACAACGGGCACGAGTCCGGGGGGCCGCAGGAGGACCTGGAGGCCGTCGAGTTCGTCCGGGCGACACTGGGCTGA
- a CDS encoding glycoside hydrolase family 43 protein, whose product MTTVPNPLLPGCYPDPSVCRVGDDYYLVTSTFEYLPGLPVFHSRDLASWEQIGHVVDRPGQLDYTGLASSSGLYAPTIRHHDGRFWVICTLVDQAAAGREPGRGNFLVTAADPAGPWSDPVWLDEDGIDPSILFDDDGRVWVHGTRLAREPEWHDQTEVWVRELDTETLRLTGPEHVVWSGAVRGAVWAEGPHLYRVGDRYYLLAAEGGTEFHHAVSVARADHVTGPYTGNRGNPVLTHRHLGRGTDVVGVGHADLLEATDGTWWAVALAMRTYGGYHYPLGRETFLVPVTWEDGWPVFAPGLGRVPDHVEVAGAGAWHPGAVQAAAPGPVPAGDLRWTAVRALPSEVATADGDAWVLPVRPAGLGDVEVPAFLGLRQQRTDLDLRVTLEADLAEGEEAGLAARQSERHHVRLSVGAAQPDGSRRAVLVHRAGEDETELGAATLTGPADAPVTLLLRARGTDYALHAGLGDAEPVLVGHADARWLDSVTTGGFLGVWLGVHATSAGRPTTSVVRVREVLLDHPR is encoded by the coding sequence GTGACCACCGTCCCCAACCCGCTGCTGCCCGGCTGCTACCCGGACCCGTCGGTCTGCCGGGTCGGGGACGACTACTACCTCGTCACGTCGACCTTCGAGTACCTCCCGGGTCTGCCGGTGTTCCACAGCCGCGACCTCGCGAGCTGGGAGCAGATCGGGCACGTCGTCGACCGCCCCGGGCAGCTCGACTACACCGGTCTGGCGTCCTCGTCCGGCCTGTACGCCCCGACGATCCGGCACCACGACGGCCGGTTCTGGGTCATCTGCACGCTCGTGGACCAGGCGGCCGCCGGCCGGGAGCCCGGCCGCGGCAACTTCCTCGTGACCGCCGCCGACCCGGCCGGGCCGTGGTCCGACCCGGTGTGGCTGGACGAGGACGGCATCGACCCGTCGATCCTGTTCGACGACGACGGCCGCGTCTGGGTGCACGGCACCCGCCTGGCGCGGGAGCCCGAGTGGCACGACCAGACCGAGGTCTGGGTGCGCGAGCTCGACACGGAGACGCTGCGCCTGACCGGCCCGGAGCACGTCGTGTGGTCCGGGGCCGTGCGCGGTGCCGTCTGGGCCGAGGGGCCGCACCTGTACCGGGTGGGCGACCGCTACTACCTGCTCGCGGCGGAGGGCGGCACCGAGTTCCACCACGCCGTCAGCGTCGCGCGCGCCGACCACGTGACCGGCCCGTACACCGGGAACCGGGGCAACCCGGTCCTCACGCACCGGCACCTGGGGCGCGGCACGGACGTCGTCGGCGTCGGGCACGCGGACCTGCTGGAGGCGACCGACGGGACGTGGTGGGCGGTCGCGCTCGCGATGCGGACCTACGGCGGCTACCACTACCCGCTCGGGCGGGAGACGTTCCTGGTGCCCGTGACGTGGGAGGACGGCTGGCCGGTGTTCGCGCCGGGGCTGGGCCGCGTCCCGGACCACGTCGAGGTGGCGGGTGCCGGCGCGTGGCACCCCGGCGCCGTCCAGGCCGCCGCCCCCGGACCCGTCCCGGCCGGTGACCTGCGGTGGACCGCGGTGCGCGCCCTGCCGTCCGAGGTCGCCACCGCCGACGGCGACGCGTGGGTCCTGCCCGTGCGCCCGGCGGGGCTGGGCGACGTGGAGGTGCCGGCGTTCCTGGGTCTGCGCCAGCAGCGCACCGACCTCGACCTGCGCGTGACGCTCGAGGCGGACCTGGCCGAGGGCGAGGAGGCCGGCCTCGCGGCGCGGCAGTCCGAGCGGCACCACGTCCGGCTGTCGGTCGGCGCCGCGCAGCCGGACGGCTCGCGGCGGGCCGTGCTCGTGCACCGTGCGGGTGAGGACGAGACGGAGCTGGGCGCCGCGACCCTCACCGGCCCGGCGGACGCGCCCGTCACGCTGCTGCTGCGCGCCCGGGGCACGGACTACGCGCTGCACGCGGGTCTCGGCGACGCCGAGCCCGTGCTCGTCGGGCACGCCGACGCCCGGTGGCTCGACTCGGTCACCACCGGCGGGTTCCTCGGCGTGTGGCTCGGGGTGCACGCGACGAGCGCCGGCCGGCCGACGACGTCGGTGGTGCGGGTCCGCGAGGTGCTGCTCGACCACCCGCGGTAG
- a CDS encoding carbohydrate ABC transporter permease, producing MAATAVQAPPVAAPGPAPRRRGKSLDRVNPMVYVVAWALVGVCIAPVLYIILGGLRTNSQITQDPSGFPSTWEFGNYVDVLSSSLFWQQAGNSAITAIVTTIGVVVLGVMASFVLARYDFLGRGAMYSLFAAGLMFPMTVAITPLYIMIKSLGLMNSLAGIILPQIAFALPTTIIILVPFLRAIPKELEEAAAIDGASRLGFFFRMVVPLSVPGVVTVGILAFIASWNSYMLPLFILNDESMYTLPLGVQSFASQYSVDTARVLAFTSLSMIPALIFFSLFERRIVGGLTGAVKG from the coding sequence ATGGCCGCCACCGCCGTGCAGGCGCCGCCCGTCGCCGCTCCCGGCCCCGCCCCGCGGCGCCGCGGGAAGTCGCTGGACCGCGTCAACCCGATGGTCTACGTCGTCGCGTGGGCCCTGGTCGGGGTGTGCATCGCCCCGGTGCTCTACATCATCCTGGGTGGCCTGCGGACGAACTCCCAGATCACGCAGGACCCGTCGGGCTTCCCCTCGACGTGGGAGTTCGGCAACTACGTCGACGTGCTGAGCAGCTCGCTGTTCTGGCAGCAGGCCGGCAACTCCGCGATCACCGCGATCGTGACCACCATCGGCGTCGTCGTGCTCGGGGTGATGGCCAGCTTCGTCCTCGCCCGGTACGACTTCCTCGGGCGCGGTGCGATGTACTCGCTGTTCGCCGCGGGCCTCATGTTCCCGATGACGGTGGCCATCACGCCGCTGTACATCATGATCAAGAGCCTCGGCCTCATGAACAGCCTGGCCGGCATCATCCTGCCGCAGATCGCCTTCGCGCTGCCGACGACGATCATCATCCTGGTGCCGTTCCTGCGGGCGATCCCGAAGGAGCTCGAGGAGGCCGCCGCCATCGACGGCGCGAGCCGACTCGGGTTCTTCTTCCGGATGGTGGTCCCGCTGTCCGTGCCGGGCGTCGTCACCGTCGGCATCCTCGCGTTCATCGCGAGCTGGAACAGCTACATGCTGCCGCTGTTCATCCTGAACGACGAGTCCATGTACACCCTGCCGCTGGGTGTGCAGTCGTTCGCCTCGCAGTACTCCGTCGACACCGCCCGGGTGCTGGCGTTCACGTCGCTGTCGATGATCCCCGCGCTGATCTTCTTCTCGCTGTTCGAGCGGCGGATCGTCGGCGGGCTCACCGGCGCCGTCAAGGGCTGA
- a CDS encoding glycoside hydrolase family 3 N-terminal domain-containing protein — protein MSDHIADRPAGRVAPSFPALPAWPVVSDRVRDLHARMTLEEKLAQLVGYWLDQNGTVAPMQSEMAAGQKDSGELPEITRHGLGHYTRVYGTRPVEPAERAAWLWAEQRRLKRETRLGIPALVHEECLTGLAAWKAATYPTPLAWGASFDPDLVQEAARAIGDSMRELGIHQGLAPVLDVVGDPRWGRVDECIGEDPYLVGTVGTAYVRGLQEAGVHATLKHFVGYSASTAGRNHAPVEAGPREIADVYLPPFEMAVRDGGARSVMNAYVDIDGVPLAASSEYLTQVLREEWGFDGVVVADYFAVAFLEVMHRIAADRGEAAALALEAGIDIELPTGDAYLELADRIRAGEVDEAVVDRAVLRALAQKEELGLLDPDAFEDEPPADIDLDSPRQRALARRLAEESVVLLSNDGVLPLARPARVAVVGPNADRAEALMGCYSFANHVLAHHPGLPVGFEIRSVQDALLAALPEGTSVVTAEGCTVEGDDRSGFAEAVAAVADADVAVVVVGDQAGLFGRGTVGEGNDVESLELPGVQRALVADLVATGTPVVMVLLTGRPYAIGWALDGTGPRPAAVVQAFFPGEGGGDAIADVLTGAVNPSGRLPVSLPRAAGAQPYRYLHPVLGGPSDVTSTDPTPVRPFGFGLAYTTFAYSDLAVDATVDSAGSFEAAVTVTNTGDVAGTETVQLYGRDVHASLVRPVVQLLGYGRVDLEPGESRRITFRVPTTRLAFTDRRLVRVVEPGDVEVWVASHAHASAHDALGDTTGGAISNSRGREERALPGTATPRRTVVVTGGVHEVTGADQRVVEVKVTAP, from the coding sequence GTGTCCGACCACATCGCCGACCGCCCCGCAGGACGCGTGGCCCCGTCGTTCCCCGCCCTGCCCGCCTGGCCCGTCGTCTCGGACCGCGTACGCGACCTGCACGCCCGGATGACGCTGGAGGAGAAGCTCGCCCAGCTCGTCGGCTACTGGCTCGACCAGAACGGCACCGTCGCGCCGATGCAGTCCGAGATGGCCGCCGGCCAGAAGGACTCCGGGGAGCTCCCCGAGATCACCCGGCACGGCCTGGGTCACTACACCCGCGTCTACGGCACCCGCCCGGTGGAGCCGGCCGAGCGCGCCGCCTGGCTGTGGGCCGAGCAGCGCCGCCTCAAGCGCGAGACGCGGCTCGGCATCCCCGCGCTGGTCCACGAGGAGTGCCTCACCGGGCTCGCCGCCTGGAAGGCCGCCACCTACCCGACGCCGCTCGCCTGGGGTGCGTCGTTCGACCCGGACCTGGTGCAGGAGGCCGCCCGCGCGATCGGTGACTCGATGCGCGAGCTCGGCATCCACCAGGGCCTCGCGCCCGTGCTCGACGTCGTCGGCGACCCGCGCTGGGGCCGCGTCGACGAGTGCATCGGCGAGGACCCGTACCTGGTGGGCACCGTCGGCACCGCGTACGTCCGCGGCCTCCAGGAGGCCGGCGTCCACGCGACGCTCAAGCACTTCGTGGGCTACTCCGCCTCCACGGCGGGGCGGAACCACGCGCCGGTCGAGGCCGGCCCCCGCGAGATCGCGGACGTCTACCTGCCGCCGTTCGAGATGGCGGTCCGCGACGGCGGCGCGCGCTCGGTGATGAACGCCTACGTCGACATCGACGGCGTCCCGCTCGCGGCGAGCTCCGAGTACCTGACGCAGGTGCTGCGCGAGGAGTGGGGCTTCGACGGCGTCGTGGTCGCCGACTACTTCGCCGTGGCGTTCCTCGAGGTGATGCACCGGATCGCGGCCGACCGCGGTGAGGCGGCCGCGCTGGCGCTCGAGGCCGGCATCGACATCGAGCTGCCCACCGGCGACGCGTACCTCGAGCTCGCGGACCGGATCCGCGCCGGCGAGGTGGACGAGGCGGTCGTGGACCGCGCGGTGCTGCGTGCGCTCGCCCAGAAGGAGGAGCTCGGGCTGCTCGACCCCGACGCGTTCGAGGACGAGCCCCCGGCCGACATCGACCTGGACTCCCCGCGGCAGCGGGCGCTGGCCCGGCGGCTCGCGGAGGAGTCCGTGGTCCTGCTGAGCAACGACGGCGTGCTGCCGCTGGCCCGGCCGGCGCGTGTCGCCGTCGTCGGCCCGAACGCCGACCGGGCCGAGGCGCTCATGGGCTGCTACTCGTTCGCGAACCACGTGCTCGCGCACCACCCGGGGCTGCCGGTCGGGTTCGAGATCCGCAGCGTCCAGGACGCGCTGCTGGCCGCGCTGCCGGAGGGCACCTCCGTGGTGACCGCCGAGGGCTGCACCGTCGAGGGCGACGACCGGTCCGGCTTCGCGGAGGCGGTCGCCGCTGTCGCGGACGCCGACGTGGCCGTGGTCGTCGTCGGCGACCAGGCGGGCCTGTTCGGGCGCGGCACGGTCGGCGAGGGCAACGACGTCGAGTCGCTCGAGCTGCCCGGCGTGCAGCGGGCCCTGGTCGCCGACCTGGTCGCCACCGGCACGCCCGTCGTCATGGTGCTGCTCACCGGACGCCCGTACGCGATCGGCTGGGCCCTCGACGGCACCGGCCCGCGACCCGCCGCGGTCGTGCAGGCGTTCTTCCCGGGCGAGGGCGGTGGCGACGCGATCGCCGACGTGCTGACCGGTGCCGTGAACCCGTCCGGCCGGCTGCCGGTCTCGCTGCCGCGCGCGGCCGGTGCCCAGCCGTACCGCTACCTGCACCCGGTGCTCGGCGGGCCCTCCGACGTCACGTCGACCGACCCGACCCCGGTGCGGCCGTTCGGCTTCGGCCTCGCGTACACGACCTTCGCGTACTCGGACCTGGCCGTGGACGCCACGGTGGACTCGGCCGGGTCGTTCGAGGCCGCGGTCACGGTGACGAACACCGGGGACGTCGCGGGCACGGAGACCGTCCAGCTCTACGGGCGCGACGTGCACGCCTCGCTGGTCCGACCCGTCGTGCAGCTGCTCGGCTACGGCCGGGTGGACCTGGAGCCCGGCGAGTCCCGCCGGATCACGTTCCGCGTCCCGACCACGCGTCTGGCGTTCACCGACCGCCGGCTGGTGCGGGTGGTCGAGCCCGGCGACGTCGAGGTGTGGGTCGCGTCGCACGCCCACGCGTCCGCGCACGACGCGCTCGGTGACACCACGGGCGGGGCGATCAGCAACAGCCGCGGCCGCGAGGAGCGCGCGCTGCCCGGCACCGCGACGCCGCGGCGCACCGTCGTGGTCACCGGCGGGGTCCACGAGGTGACGGGCGCCGACCAGCGCGTGGTCGAGGTCAAGGTCACCGCGCCGTGA